The region GCCACCCGCCCCAGTCGCCGGTGAGGTAGCAGCGCCCGAAGAAATCGCCGGTGTAGTCCTGGCGCGGCCAGATGGAAGCGGGCTCGGCCTTGACGCTCGCCGTCTCGGCGGCTGCGCTCCCCGCGGCCGTCGCGAGACTTCCCATCCCCAGGCACACGACGATCGTCGCAGCCGCCACCAGCCCTCGGCGCAGGCTCACTCGGTCGGGTCCCACGAATCGTCGGGATCGTACGCCGTGATCTTGGAGGCGATCTCCGCCGTCTTGGGACCGAGGTCTTGCTCGAACGGAATGCCCTGCTCGTTCACGATGAACGTCATGACGCCGCTCGAGCCGTACTTCACCGGATAGGCGAGGAGCGCGAAACCGCGCGTCATCCTTCCTTCCCTTATATAGCTGCGGGCACCCCCGGGGGCATGCGGACCCGCCGCGTGCAGCTCCTTGTAGACGTAGCCGTGGAACGGCTGGGGCGTGGCGTTCATGCCGGGCCGGTAGCCCTCGCGGCTCGCGTCGGCGAAGAGCGGACCGATCGGGCTTTCGGCGTCGCCCTCCCCGGTCTCCCAGTAGAGGCCGTCGCGTTTGCCGGGCGTGCTGCGGAGCCGCTGGGCGTACTCGTAACCGCCCCCGGTCGCGCGCATGCGGGCCGCATAGTCGCGCTGCGCCGACACGTACTCCTGACAGACCTGGATCGTAAAGAGCTCGTTCCTCCCGATCCGCCGGTTCAAGATCTCCGTCTTCCCGGCCTCGGTATCGAAGCGCCAGCCGGCCGACTCCTTCACGAGCGGGATCGGGAACGGCCAGTCGTCGTTGCCGACGCTCAAGACGGCGAAGTCGTCGCCGACGCGCTCGAGGTGCGTGCGCTCGGCCGCGCGCTCGACGAAGTGCTCGCGGGCTTCGCGATCCGCGACGGGATCGCCCGAGGGCAGCACCTGCTGCGCGCCCGGCCCGAAGAGCGGGTCGAGCTGTTTGCCGTCACCGATCTTCGCCGCCTCGACGAGAGCGGAGGCCGCCGCCTCCGCGCTCTCGAACCTGCGCTGCGCCACCGCCCAAGCCGA is a window of Deltaproteobacteria bacterium DNA encoding:
- a CDS encoding DUF2950 domain-containing protein, yielding MRRTTGIGIGLFFLSALATTIPTSAWAVAQRRFESAEAAASALVEAAKIGDGKQLDPLFGPGAQQVLPSGDPVADREAREHFVERAAERTHLERVGDDFAVLSVGNDDWPFPIPLVKESAGWRFDTEAGKTEILNRRIGRNELFTIQVCQEYVSAQRDYAARMRATGGGYEYAQRLRSTPGKRDGLYWETGEGDAESPIGPLFADASREGYRPGMNATPQPFHGYVYKELHAAGPHAPGGARSYIREGRMTRGFALLAYPVKYGSSGVMTFIVNEQGIPFEQDLGPKTAEIASKITAYDPDDSWDPTE